Within the Verrucomicrobiota bacterium genome, the region CGGTGCTTGGTGGAAGATTCCAAATGCGGAATCGATGCTTCAACTCAGAACCACGCGCGCCAACAATGACTGGGACCGATACTGGGCAAAATTGGCAAAAAACTGACCGACGGAAAAAGTCGCACCCTCTTTGCGGGTGCCCCCTTCATTTTTCGTGTAGTTCGTGTGTTTCGTGGGTCCAATCGCTCTTTTACGCTTGAGTCCCAGTCCGACGCGTCCCTTCCGACCGGCGAGGCGCCGGTCGGAACACGCGAGGGCGCGTGTGCTCCCCAGATGGCAGAAGAACGCCGTTCTCCGAGAAGGTGCTACGAATTCAGCCGGTGAAGGATTTGTTCAACGAATTCGTGCCAGAAACTCTCGAGGCGTCAGGATTTCGATTCCGAACGGTTTCCGCAGGGCCAGCAAATCGTTCATCCTTAAAACGGCTGTTGATTAGCCACAGAGAGCACAAAGAGCGCAGAGGAAACAAGAAACAAGTTGAACGATACGCGCCATCCACCCGCGGGGCGAATCGGTCTTTCACTATGAGAGCCTGTCAATCTTTGTGTTCTTTGTGCTCTCTGTGGTTGAACTGCTTTTTCCCTGTTTATCTGAGCTTCCGCTTGCCTGCTCGATAATCGGCGATCACGCGTTGAATCATCGTTCGCCGAAATGGACGAAGCAAGCCAACGCGCCACGCCCGCCACTGATTCCCCAGTGTCTCGGAAACGTGTCGGTCCGGGTCTTTAGACAATTTTTCCTGAGTCCAATAGCCAGGACTGACCCAGGACCCCTTCTTCCCGTTGAAAAAAGTGCGACAGGAGCGATTGTCAGAATATTCTGGAAACTATTGCTGAAGATTCCTATTCAATGATCAAATCCCTGGCCGAATCGCAGCTTCCATTCATAGAGAAGCTGATCAAGCAAAGTATCGCCGCGGCGGGCAATCGTGACTTGGCTCGCGCTCGGACAGAGCGGACAGGGGGGCCACGCATTAAAACGCTTGAGAGCCTCGCCAGGAAGGCTAAGCAAAAAGGTTGGACTTTCGAAGCTGCTCTGACCAAAGCGCAAGATCTGAGTCGGCGTCAGAAAGCACATCCAATCCGTTGATTTTCAAAATCACATCACCTTCCAAAATGTTTGCGTTGAAAGCCGGGGACCCTGCCATGACGACCCAGATGAAGGCTCCTGTGTTCCGCTCCAACTTCTGCCGGATTTCGGGTGGTAACGGCTGAGGCAACACTCCGAGGATGAGAGGCTTCTTTCTCCTGAAGAATCCTGCTTCATACTCATACCGATGGACGGTCAGCGGAATGACCTGGGTGCTGAAAGTCCCCGGTGTTGTGGTTGTAGAAGTGCCAAAATAATTCCCAGTCCCGTAAGCATAGCCACCACCTCCCCACGCAGTGGCATTGACTGTGCCCGAACTCGCCGTTGTGTAAGTTTGGCCAGGGTTATACTGAACCCAAGGAACGGCTGCCTGATGGCTTCCTAAGTATGCAGACCGCAATAGAACGAAGTCAGCCCCCACCTTCTTTGCTTGGGACATCAAGGCAACATCAGGTTGGGGCGGGCCTTGAAACGCTGATGTTCCGAGAAGAACGAAACCATTTCGATACAAGTCTTTCACGTCATTCGTAGGGTTCGATGCCACGAGAATCTCCGTGGTTCCCGAATACGGCGGCACATTCGTGATGCCCGTACCAATCATGTCTTGGTAGAATTGACCAAATCCATTGGAGGTCGTGACGCAGCCTGTCAGATTGATCAGCGCGCACACGGTGACCACCACACAGCGAACTGCGTTTAGTTGAGTTGGCTTCTCTTGCGTCGCACCTCGATACACCTTGGAGTGTTTCATGTAGGCTTCCCTTTGCTGAGCTTGGTGAGTTTAGTCTTGTTGTGCCGGGGCGCAATCGGAAAACTCTGGGAACTCTGGGAAAGGGTCCGGTCTTTGGACAGTTGTTCCTGAATTTGTTATATCCAATAATCGGGACTGCCCTCTCTTGTCGGTATCCAAGGCTTTTGGAGTTGATGTCGCGGATTCGCGTTGGTTTACGGCAACCACTCCGGGGTGGCCGGGAAACTGCGCCGGACCAGGCCAGGCCGCAGGGTGTCCATGCCCTCGGCCTGGTCGAGAATCCAGCCCTTCGCCGCGCCCACGTCGCGCATGGCCTGTTGGAGGACGCGGGCGGCGTGAGCTTTGTCACCGTGTCCCGCTTTGACTGCGACCGGGCCGCAAGTATTTGTGCCAGTTACTGGATCACATCTGCCTGGTTATTTTAGCAAGGCCGCAATGTCGCGGTAGCCGCTCAGGATGCGCACCACCTCAAGCGGTCGCGTGTTGGGATCGTAAACGACAAGGTAGGAATACACCGCCCAGAAGCGAACGGGTTTAGAGGTGAGATCGGGCCGCAAGTGGCCCAACTCGGGATGGCGGGCGAGCAGCGAAACGGCTTCCTGAATCTGCTGCTCAACGCGGTCGGCGGCATCCACGTTGTCGCGCGCGATGTATTCCCAGATTTCCATCAGGTCGAGGCGGGCCTCCGGAGAAAAGAAGGAATCAAGCCATGCTTGCCGGCCCGCCGTTGCCGGCTGCGCTCCAGAATCTGGGCATGCACCTGCTCGCCTGGAATTCTTTCGCCCCGCTTCAACTGGTCGAGACCGATCTGAATCTCCTCATCGAGCCTTCGGCGAAGAGCTTCGCGATCCTCGCGGAGTTCAAGCCATTCCAACAGCGCTTCAGCCTGGTTTTCGTCCAGGTGTTTTACCTTTTCAACGGCCAATTCAAGGCGACTCATGATGGGAAGCTATCAGTCGCAACATGGTTCTGCAATCCTTGCGGTGACTTGGTGACTTAATCTGCTAATGTCCGCGTCAAACGCAGGGCCTTGCCGCGATGGGATCGCGGCGGTCAGAGCGGAGCTTCCAATCTTGAAGTATCGTTTAGCCATCTTCGATTTCGACGGCACGTTGGCGGACACGCTGCCTTGGATGCGCAGTGTCTTTTGGAGATGAGATTCGTGATGCAGAGGCCGCAAGAGCGGCAGGAATTGCCTTCGGCGCGGTGACCTGGGGCCAACACAGTCCGGAGGCGTTGGGCGCGCAAAGTCCAGCGGAGATTTTTGTCACGGTCCCTGAGATTGCCGACAAGCTTGCCTGAACGGTATCCCACACCCAGGAACGACGCGATTGGCATGAACGACGATAACAGGGGCGCGGCTTGGATGAACTTGTGGCCTGCAGGAACTCCGTGATCGTCGGTCGTGCTTTTCTCGGAGAAGGGCGCGCCTCTCCGAATGAGGACGCGGCTTGTAGCGCAGATTTGTAATCGATTTGTAATCTGCCGTATCGCGGAATTGCATACCGCTTGGTGCCGACTCGTTCGAGCGCTCTGGAACCTGTTGGCGCGCCGCCGATAGCAAATCGGCGATACCTGATTTGCCCGTCATGCTATTCTCTCGGACGAACCACGCATGAGCGCAACTATCTCAAACACCGGAGCACCAGCCAACGTCCCCATCCCCCGCCAGATTCCCTTCATCATCGGCAACGAGGGGTGCGAGCGGTTCAGCTTCTATGGCATGCGCAACATCCTGACGGTGTTTCTCGTCACGTCGTTGCTGCGGTATCTGCCGGAGACGGACCGCGCCGGCGCGGCGAAGGACGTGTTTCACACGTTCGTGATCGGCGTGTACTTTTTTCCGCTGCTCGGCGGCTGGCTCGCGGACCGCTTTCTCGGCAAGTACCACACGATCTTTTGGCTGAGCCTGGTCTATTGCGCCGGGCATCTCTGCCTGGCGCTGTTCGAGTCGAACCGGACCGGTTTTTACACGGGTCTCTGCTTGATTGCGCTCGGCTCCGGCGGCATCAAACCGTGCGTCGCGGCCTTCGTGGGCGACCAGTTCGATCAAACCAACAAGCATCGCGCGAAGGTGGTATTCGACGCGTTCTACTGGATGATCAATTTCGGTTCGTTCTTTGCCTCGCTGCTTATGCCCGTTTTTCTGCGGCGATTCGGCGGCGCGATCGCGTTCGGCATCCCAGGCGCGCTCATGTTCCTGGCGACCCTGATTTTCTGGCTCGGCCGCAAGCGCTACGTTCTCGTGCCGCCGGCGCCGCCTGATCCGCATTCGTTCCTGCGCGTCGCCCGGACTGCGCTCGCGTCGGGACGCGCTGGAACCGTCCTCGCCGGCGTCGGGGTGGTGATTGCCCTCGCCGCGTTCGTCTTGGTGCCGTCGTTTGGTTTCGTGGTGTCGTTTTGCACCGCGCTGGTGGCGTTAATTGCTTTCGGGGGCGCGGGAGTCTGGCTGCAACTGGAAGGCGCCCGCGGCCAGCATCCGGACCAGGCCGTGGCGGGCGTGCGTTCGGTGTTGCGGGTGCTCGGGCTCTTCTTTCTCGTGACACCTTTCTGGTCGCTTTTTGACCAGAAGGCTTCGACGTGGGTTTTGCAGGCGGATGCGATGACCAAGCCCGATTGGTTCCAATCCTCGCAGATGCAGGCGCTCAATCCGCTGCTCGTGATGCTTTTGATTCCGTTCAACAACCTGGTGCTTTATCCAGCGCTCAAGCGTCTCAGCTTCGAGTTGACGGCGCTGCGGCGCATGACTGCGGGCATCGCCTTTGCCGGCCTGGCCTGGATCGTCGTTGGCGGGATGCAAGTGGCGCTCGACCGCAGTCATGCGTTCTCGATCCTCTGGCAGGTGCTGCCGTATGTCCTGTTGACGATGGGTGAAGTGCTGGTTTCGACGACGGGCCTAGAATTCGCCTACAGCCAGGCGCCGCCCGCGATGAAAGGCGCGCTAATGGCGTTCTGGAATCTCTCGGTAACCGTCGGCAACCTCTGGGTGCTGGTCGTGAATGCGGCGGTGAAGAATACGGCCGTCACCAATTTCATCGCTTCGACCGGATTCGGCGTCACGGCGTTCCAGATGTTTTTCTTCGCCGGCTTCGCCTTTGCCGCCGCGCTCGCCTTTGGCCTCGTCGCCCGGAACTACCGCGTCGCAGACTACTATCGGAGCAGGGACGGATGATTTGAATGACGCCGCTCGATTCGCCCCTGCAAAAAGGCACGCGGGTGGAGCGGGCCGTTTCCCTGGAAATCCCTGGAATGCGTCGTCGATTTTGCGCTTGGAGGAACGGCAATAAAGTGTAAACCGCCATCCCACACAAAGAACATCCTTATGCCACACTACATCGATGGATTCGTGATCCCGGTGCCGAAGAAAAAAATCGCCGCTTACCGACGCATCGCAGCCAAGGCCGGCAAAATCTGGCGCGAACTCGGCGCCCTGGAATACAAAGAATGCGTGGGGGATGACCTTCGGGCGGAATGGGCCATGCCCTTTTCCAAAGGCATCAAAACCAAGCCGGGCGAGACCGTTGTCTTCTCGTACATCGTTTATAAATCGCGCGCCCATCGCGACGCCGTCAACGCCAGGGTGATGAAGGACCCGCGCATCGCGAACATGTGCGACCCGAAGGACATGCCTTTCGATTGCAGGCGCATGCTCTACGGTGGCTTCAAGGCCATTGTGGAGGCTTGATCTCAATCCGGATGTGTTTGGATCCGGCCAGGCGACGGTGGCACAAGAGTATCTGGACCGTCCCGCCCTTTGGGAACTCGGTCAAGTCCTGGGGCAACCCCAAAACCGAGTTGGTTAGCGAACAGTTGGAGTG harbors:
- a CDS encoding PDZ domain-containing protein — encoded protein: MKHSKVYRGATQEKPTQLNAVRCVVVTVCALINLTGCVTTSNGFGQFYQDMIGTGITNVPPYSGTTEILVASNPTNDVKDLYRNGFVLLGTSAFQGPPQPDVALMSQAKKVGADFVLLRSAYLGSHQAAVPWVQYNPGQTYTTASSGTVNATAWGGGGYAYGTGNYFGTSTTTTPGTFSTQVIPLTVHRYEYEAGFFRRKKPLILGVLPQPLPPEIRQKLERNTGAFIWVVMAGSPAFNANILEGDVILKINGLDVLSDADSDLALWSEQLRKSNLFA
- a CDS encoding type II toxin-antitoxin system RelE/ParE family toxin — translated: MEIWEYIARDNVDAADRVEQQIQEAVSLLARHPELGHLRPDLTSKPVRFWAVYSYLVVYDPNTRPLEVVRILSGYRDIAALLK
- a CDS encoding POT family MFS transporter; translated protein: MSATISNTGAPANVPIPRQIPFIIGNEGCERFSFYGMRNILTVFLVTSLLRYLPETDRAGAAKDVFHTFVIGVYFFPLLGGWLADRFLGKYHTIFWLSLVYCAGHLCLALFESNRTGFYTGLCLIALGSGGIKPCVAAFVGDQFDQTNKHRAKVVFDAFYWMINFGSFFASLLMPVFLRRFGGAIAFGIPGALMFLATLIFWLGRKRYVLVPPAPPDPHSFLRVARTALASGRAGTVLAGVGVVIALAAFVLVPSFGFVVSFCTALVALIAFGGAGVWLQLEGARGQHPDQAVAGVRSVLRVLGLFFLVTPFWSLFDQKASTWVLQADAMTKPDWFQSSQMQALNPLLVMLLIPFNNLVLYPALKRLSFELTALRRMTAGIAFAGLAWIVVGGMQVALDRSHAFSILWQVLPYVLLTMGEVLVSTTGLEFAYSQAPPAMKGALMAFWNLSVTVGNLWVLVVNAAVKNTAVTNFIASTGFGVTAFQMFFFAGFAFAAALAFGLVARNYRVADYYRSRDG
- a CDS encoding DUF1428 domain-containing protein; translation: MPHYIDGFVIPVPKKKIAAYRRIAAKAGKIWRELGALEYKECVGDDLRAEWAMPFSKGIKTKPGETVVFSYIVYKSRAHRDAVNARVMKDPRIANMCDPKDMPFDCRRMLYGGFKAIVEA